From Haloterrigena alkaliphila, one genomic window encodes:
- a CDS encoding DUF7563 family protein — translation MSTEPTNAKWTPMTSGQETTSPRCVNCGNQVTRQFARVFGDNRDVVHACPDCATYREMKTSDFIPKEAR, via the coding sequence ATGTCGACGGAACCAACCAACGCGAAGTGGACGCCGATGACGTCCGGTCAGGAAACGACTTCCCCTCGCTGTGTCAACTGTGGAAACCAGGTCACTCGGCAGTTCGCTCGCGTCTTCGGCGACAACCGTGACGTCGTCCACGCCTGTCCCGACTGTGCCACGTACCGTGAGATGAAAACGTCCGACTTCATTCCCAAGGAAGCTCGATAA